A single region of the Anoplolepis gracilipes chromosome 1, ASM4749672v1, whole genome shotgun sequence genome encodes:
- the Osi20 gene encoding uncharacterized protein Osi20, with translation MRPIASIGAIVLLIGSCAANQDFLTNSLNECTKAESWMSCLKHQVLSCLDDKLGTTTEAKSFETVDEAIVTRAIKYMKSFDYKMDLPFVDASLKYRPSRSFIDLDVEFENNDVATSQARGLLKKKLLLPFLLLLKLKLKALMPIFVAIIGLKALKALLLSKLALLVVIGFVAVQLFKKGGMMMPLGMSMEPASTYGAPALPSTTSSYDPANTWDGNGPYSRVWTPTNGVEAQNLAYSYYSPGSSSSSYNSVGGSSSSSSSSSSTNYK, from the exons ATGCGACCGATAGCATCGATAGGCGCGATCGTTCTATTGATTGGATCTTGCGCGGCCAATCAAGACTTCTTAACAAACTCCTTAAATGAGTGTACAAAGGCAGAATCATGGATGTCCTGTCTGAAACATCAAGTTTTGAGTTGTCTCGATGACAAGTTGGGAACTACCACGGAAGCGAAATCGTTCGAAACCGTCGACGAGGCGATTGTTACCAGAGCCATCAAGTATATGAAGAGTTTCGATTATAAGATGGATTTACCCTTTGTCGATGctagtttaaaatatagacCTAGCAGAAGTTTCATCGATCTTGATGTCGAATTCGAGAATAATGACGTAGCTACCAGTCAAGCTCGAGGACTTTTGAAGAAAAAGCTTTTACTACCGTTTTTGCTGTTGCTGAAATTAAAGTTGAAAGCTCTAATGCCCATTTTTGTCGCCATTATTGGATTAAAGGCGTTAAAAGCTCTTCTCCTGTCGAAGCTCGCTCTTCTTGTCGTGATCGGATTTGTCGCTGTACAACTCTTTAAGAAAGGCGGTATGATGATGCCGTTAG GAATGTCCATGGAACCGGCATCAACATACGGCGCTCCAGCTTTGCCCTCGACAACGTCGAGCTACGACCCCGCCAATACGTGGGACGGCAACGGTCCGTATTCCCGTGTTTGGACGCCGACCAATGGTGTGGAAGCCCAAAATCTTGCTTACAGTTATTATTCACCCGGTAGCAGTTCGAGCTCGTACAACTCGGTAGGCGGCTCTTCGTCGTCCTCTTCTTCAAGCAGTTCaacgaattataaataa
- the Osi19 gene encoding uncharacterized protein Osi19, which produces MRFFVLCALFALAVAQPAKNENWKTTMDEMVDQSRSECSQKSDEIACMKFKVFNLLDQIFSKDSFKVSETMEITRNSHPIEEVSARSESSFLDTVQSYLTSHDVTFKLPLDSTVKVSSRNIQDDQLTFDVKFGQGRAVDEARRSKLKKVIIPILVFVLLKAITLIPLAIGILGLKAWNALQLSFFSFIVSVGMAIFQLCKKIAADSHAAPIAHGPWEYQAQYRSFQDKDQISSSQFAHNLAYTAHAQS; this is translated from the exons ATGAGGTTCTTCGTTTTGTGCGCCCTATTCGCGTTGGCCGTCGCGCAACCAGCCAAGAATGAGAACTGGAAGACAACCATGGACGAGATGGTCGATCAATCCAGGTCCGAATGTTCGCAGAAGAGCGACGAGATTGCTTGCATGAAATTCAAGGTGTTTAATTTGCTCGACCAAATCTTCAGCAAGGATAGTTTCAAG GTGTCCGAAACGATGGAAATTACACGTAACTCGCATCCTATCGAAGAGGTATCTGCTCGCAGCGAGAGTTCCTTCCTTGATACAGTACAATCCTACTTGACCTCTCACGACGTGACCTTCAAGCTGCCGCTAGATTCCACTGTGAAGGTGAGCTCGCGCAATATCCAGGACGATCAGCTCACCTTTGACGTCAAGTTCGGCCAAGGCCGTGCCGTCGATGAGGCTCGCAGATCCAAGCTGAAGAAGGTCATCATCCCTATTCTCGTGTTCGTTCTCCTGAAAGCGATAACTTTGATCCCCTTGGCCATCGGTATACTTGGTCTGAAGGCCTGGAATGCCTTGCAGCTTTCTTTCTTCAGCTTTATCGTGTCCGTCGGTATGGCCATTTTCCAACTCTGTAAAAAGATCGCCGCTGATAGCCATGCCGCGCCGATCGCTCATGGACCTTGGGAGTATCAAGCTCAATACAGATCTTTCCAAGATAAGGATCAGATCTCTTCGTCGCAGTTTGCGCACAATCTTGCATACACCGCTCATGCACAATCGTAA
- the Osi18 gene encoding uncharacterized protein Osi18, with protein MRLLTTFVSVALLATLTGAQQTETTVNVLQKIYHRCADSESMLSCVKPKVLAYLTDAVKQDRLAITEDLTLVKSRDVAADNTDYPSQYNAADPSKRKLLRTLMLEKLDAYLSSHQLEAKLPEEIAESNIVPRSLVDSMPRSLTVSLSDSSNEQGRGFVKKVVIPFLLGLKFKATAIVPIALALIALKTWKALTLGLLSMVLSGAMLIFKLTKPKVAYELVHYAHPPVEHPPHWDTAPHGPYRAYRK; from the exons ATGAGGCTCTTAACCACTTTTGTGTCAGTAGCTCTTTTGGCCACCCTCACTGGTGCGCAACAAACAGAGACCACCGTCAATGtcttgcaaaaaatttatcacag ATGCGCAGATAGCGAATCCATGTTATCTTGTGTTAAACCGAAAGTATTGGCTTATCTCACCGATGCTGTGAAACAAGACAGATTGGCAATTACGGAAGATTTAACGTTAGTTAAATCCCGTGACGTAGCGGCAGATAATACGGACTACCCCTCGCAATATAATGCTGCAGATCCATCCAAGAGGAAACTCCTGCGAACATTGATGCTCGAGAAATTGGACGCGTATTTGTCAAGCCATCAGCTTGAGGCTAAACTACCGGAAGAAATAGCAGAATCGAATATTGTTCCTAGATCTTTAGTCGACAGCATGCCAAGGAGTCTTACAGTCTCTCTTAGTGATTCTTCCAATGAACAAG ggCGTGGTTTCGTCAAGAAGGTGGTGATACCATTCTTACTTGGTCTGAAATTCAAAGCCACCGCTATAGTACCCATTGCTCTTGCTCTGATCGCTTTAAAGACGTGGAAAGCGTTAACTCTGGGTCTTCTATCAATGGTCCTCAGTGGAGCGATGTTGATCTTCAAATTAACTAAACCGAAAGTCGCTTACGAACTCGTTCATTACGCACATCCACCTGTCGAACATCCACCTCACTGGGACACCGCACCTCATGGACCTTACAGAgcctatagaaaataa
- the Osi17 gene encoding uncharacterized protein Osi17 isoform X1, which yields MHWRSTLFLLCLSITLSYSNLFSVEKLRSYAKILKLDTLNINETGNELWHGLFRDCDKRVTFSCIQKNAYTYLDNAFIEKNNITVFDGLILTRNNITYDTCSKTENPNDLRENLVDDGDTNGCEKKTAEEAKEENRKFKEPESPLEEITNALRHKTVKFLSTRNYEIQLPQFFFEGTTVKISPREIDENGALLRVDFGNQQVAQEEGRILFKKIKKFVQNKLLTSFLALLLIIKLIKVKFLFIIPFLFGVGAAKKLFLKLLLFFIPAFAHIFKLCSSYYSSHATKYHHHHHQIAHHHHHVPVPVPVPAYYDHHHHRDDFDGYDYTMPHVQYRKDMEELKEWGIEPDNEYEESNQQLNRVVPSPNAVPGLIYPDNLMTAGAHNLAYSGYLNDIKYNRRPAAQPTAAVLSVNPVNLVSGTKTSAKNPYTVFAPNVRPTHQKLLTPVASPKSSSVSISRQETEDEYYGPIIERLDEIFEQLKFYEETCREMLVCSMYKNPAGYSPHSNLVSNELSRDPQELMNSVTESMYSQRFYRYVNAARHGQDGGDCLSTYPCNNTE from the exons ATGCATTGGAGATCAACGTTGTTCCTGTTATGTCTCTCGATAACATTATCATACTCGAATTTGTTCAGTGTCGAGAAACTCAGATCGTATGCGAAGATCTTAAAGTTGGATACTTTGAACATCAACGAAACGGGAAACGAGCTTTGGCACGGACTCTTCAGGGATTGCGACAAGAGAGTGACGTTTTCCTGTATACAAAAGAACGCGTACACGTATCTCGACAATGCGTTcatcgagaaaaataatatcacgGTTTTCGACGGTCTGATACTTACGAGAAATAACATTACCTACGATACGTGTTCTAAAACAGAAAATCCCAACGATCTTCGTGAGAATCTCGTAGATGATGGCGACACGAACGGTTGTGAAAAGAAAACGGCTGAAGAAGCAAAAGAGGAAAATCGGAAGTTTAAGGAACCGGAATCACCACTCGAAGAAATTACGAACGCTCTACGACATAAAACagtgaaatttttatcaacacgAAATTACGAAATTCAACTTCCGCAGTTCTTTTTCGAGGGTACAACTGTAAAGATAAGCCCGCGGGAGATAGATGAAAATGGAGCTCTTCTCAGAGTAGATTTTGGAAATCAACAGGTTGCACAAGAGGAGGGACGaatcttgtttaaaaaaatta AGAAATTTGTACAGAATAAATTGTTAACCAGCTTCTTGGCGCTTCTCTTAATTATCAAGCTAATTAAAGTGAAGTTCCTGTTCATCATTCCGTTCCTTTTCGGTGTGGGCGCTGCGAAGAAACTTTTCCTGAAACTACTACTGTTCTTCATTCCTGCGTTCGCACACATTTTCAAGCTCTGCTCCAGCTACTATTCGTCTCACGCCACCAAGTAtcaccatcatcatcatcaa ATAGcgcatcatcatcatcacgtGCCGGTTCCGGTACCTGTTCCAGCTTATTACgaccatcatcatcatcgcGATGACTTCGACGGTTACGATTACACCATGCCTCATGTTCAATACCGAAAAGATATGGAAGAGTTGAAAGAATGGGGTATCGAACCTGACAATGAGTACGAAGAGTCCAATCAGCAGTTAAATCGCGTAGTCCCTTCTCCAAACGCAGTTCCTGGTCTCATATATCCAG ATAATTTAATGACAGCTGGCGCGCATAACTTGGCCTATTCCGGATATCTCAacgatattaaatacaatcgACGACCTGCGGCGCAGCCAACTGCGGCAGTACTTTCGGTAAATCCCGTAAATCTCGTATCCGGTACGAAGACATCGGCGAAGAATCCTTATACCGTGTTCGCGCCAAACGTACGACCGACTCATCAGAAACTCTTGACACCCGTCGCAAGCCCCAAGAGCTCGTCCGTGTCGATTTCGCGACAAGAAACGGAAGATGAGTATTATGGACCGATAATCGAACGACTGGACGAGATCTTCGAGCAGCTCAAGTTCTACGAAGAGACTTGCAGAGAGATGCTCGTCTGCAGTATGTACAAGAACCCGGCGGGCTACTCGCCGCACAGTAACCTCGTGTCAAACGAGCTTTCCAG aGATCCGCAGGAACTCATGAATAGCGTGACAGAAAGTATGTACAGTCAGAGATTTTATAGATATGTGAACGCAGCCAGGCACGGTCAAGATGGTGGAGACTGTCTCAGCACATATCCTTGTAACAATaccgaataa
- the Osi17 gene encoding uncharacterized protein Osi17 isoform X2, protein MHWRSTLFLLCLSITLSYSNLFSVEKLRSYAKILKLDTLNINETGNELWHGLFRDCDKRVTFSCIQKNAYTYLDNAFIEKNNITVFDGLILTRNNITYDTCSKTENPNDLRENLVDDGDTNGCEKKTAEEAKEENRKFKEPESPLEEITNALRHKTVKFLSTRNYEIQLPQFFFEGTTVKISPREIDENGALLRVDFGNQQVAQEEGRILFKKIKKFVQNKLLTSFLALLLIIKLIKVKFLFIIPFLFGVGAAKKLFLKLLLFFIPAFAHIFKLCSSYYSSHATKYHHHHHQIAHHHHHVPVPVPVPAYYDHHHHRDDFDGYDYTMPHVQYRKDMEELKEWGIEPDNEYEESNQQLNRVVPSPNAVPGLIYPAGAHNLAYSGYLNDIKYNRRPAAQPTAAVLSVNPVNLVSGTKTSAKNPYTVFAPNVRPTHQKLLTPVASPKSSSVSISRQETEDEYYGPIIERLDEIFEQLKFYEETCREMLVCSMYKNPAGYSPHSNLVSNELSRDPQELMNSVTESMYSQRFYRYVNAARHGQDGGDCLSTYPCNNTE, encoded by the exons ATGCATTGGAGATCAACGTTGTTCCTGTTATGTCTCTCGATAACATTATCATACTCGAATTTGTTCAGTGTCGAGAAACTCAGATCGTATGCGAAGATCTTAAAGTTGGATACTTTGAACATCAACGAAACGGGAAACGAGCTTTGGCACGGACTCTTCAGGGATTGCGACAAGAGAGTGACGTTTTCCTGTATACAAAAGAACGCGTACACGTATCTCGACAATGCGTTcatcgagaaaaataatatcacgGTTTTCGACGGTCTGATACTTACGAGAAATAACATTACCTACGATACGTGTTCTAAAACAGAAAATCCCAACGATCTTCGTGAGAATCTCGTAGATGATGGCGACACGAACGGTTGTGAAAAGAAAACGGCTGAAGAAGCAAAAGAGGAAAATCGGAAGTTTAAGGAACCGGAATCACCACTCGAAGAAATTACGAACGCTCTACGACATAAAACagtgaaatttttatcaacacgAAATTACGAAATTCAACTTCCGCAGTTCTTTTTCGAGGGTACAACTGTAAAGATAAGCCCGCGGGAGATAGATGAAAATGGAGCTCTTCTCAGAGTAGATTTTGGAAATCAACAGGTTGCACAAGAGGAGGGACGaatcttgtttaaaaaaatta AGAAATTTGTACAGAATAAATTGTTAACCAGCTTCTTGGCGCTTCTCTTAATTATCAAGCTAATTAAAGTGAAGTTCCTGTTCATCATTCCGTTCCTTTTCGGTGTGGGCGCTGCGAAGAAACTTTTCCTGAAACTACTACTGTTCTTCATTCCTGCGTTCGCACACATTTTCAAGCTCTGCTCCAGCTACTATTCGTCTCACGCCACCAAGTAtcaccatcatcatcatcaa ATAGcgcatcatcatcatcacgtGCCGGTTCCGGTACCTGTTCCAGCTTATTACgaccatcatcatcatcgcGATGACTTCGACGGTTACGATTACACCATGCCTCATGTTCAATACCGAAAAGATATGGAAGAGTTGAAAGAATGGGGTATCGAACCTGACAATGAGTACGAAGAGTCCAATCAGCAGTTAAATCGCGTAGTCCCTTCTCCAAACGCAGTTCCTGGTCTCATATATCCAG CTGGCGCGCATAACTTGGCCTATTCCGGATATCTCAacgatattaaatacaatcgACGACCTGCGGCGCAGCCAACTGCGGCAGTACTTTCGGTAAATCCCGTAAATCTCGTATCCGGTACGAAGACATCGGCGAAGAATCCTTATACCGTGTTCGCGCCAAACGTACGACCGACTCATCAGAAACTCTTGACACCCGTCGCAAGCCCCAAGAGCTCGTCCGTGTCGATTTCGCGACAAGAAACGGAAGATGAGTATTATGGACCGATAATCGAACGACTGGACGAGATCTTCGAGCAGCTCAAGTTCTACGAAGAGACTTGCAGAGAGATGCTCGTCTGCAGTATGTACAAGAACCCGGCGGGCTACTCGCCGCACAGTAACCTCGTGTCAAACGAGCTTTCCAG aGATCCGCAGGAACTCATGAATAGCGTGACAGAAAGTATGTACAGTCAGAGATTTTATAGATATGTGAACGCAGCCAGGCACGGTCAAGATGGTGGAGACTGTCTCAGCACATATCCTTGTAACAATaccgaataa